A genomic region of Pelodiscus sinensis isolate JC-2024 chromosome 19, ASM4963464v1, whole genome shotgun sequence contains the following coding sequences:
- the TUBB4A gene encoding tubulin beta-4A chain, whose amino-acid sequence MREIVHLQAGQCGNQIGAKFWEVISDEHGIDPTGTYHGDSHLQLERINVYYNEASGGKYVPRAILVDLEPGTMDSVRSGPFGQIFRPDNFVFGQSGAGNNWAKGHYTEGAELVDSVLDVVRKEAESCDCLQGFQLTHSLGGGTGSGMGTLLISKIREEYPDRIMNTFSVVPSPKVSDTVVEPYNATLSVHQLVENTDETYCIDNEALYDICFRTLKLTTPTYGDLNHLVSATMSGVTTCLRFPGQLNADLRKLAVNMVPFPRLHFFMPGFAPLTSRGSQQYRALTVPELTQQMFDAKNMMAACDPRHGRYLTVAAIFRGRMSMKEVDEQMLNVQNKNSSYFVEWIPNNVKTAVCDIPPRGLKMAATFIGNSTAIQELFKRISEQFAAMFRRKAFLHWYTGEGMDEMEFTEAESNMNDLVSEYQQYQDATAEEGEFEEEAEEEVA is encoded by the exons ATGCGGGAGATCGTGCACCTACAGGCCGGGCAATGCGGCAACCAGATCGGGGCCAAG TTCTGGGAAGTCATCAGTGACGAGCACGGCATAGACCCCACTGGTACCTACCATGGCGACAGCCACCTCCAGTTGGAGAGAATCAACGTCTACTACAATGAGGCTTCAG GTGGGAAGTACGTGCCCAGGGCCATCCTGGTGGACCTGGAACCCGGCACCATGGACTCGGTCCGATCCGGGCCTTTCGGGCAGATCTTCAGGCCTGACAACTTCGTTTTTG GTCAGAGCGGCGCTGGTAATAACTGGGCTAAGGGGCACTACACAGAGGGGGCTGAGCTGGTGGACTCCGTGCTGGACGTGGTGAGGAAGGAGGCGGAGAGCTGTGATTGCCTGCAGGGCTTCCAGCTGACCCACTCGCTGGGCGGTGGCACCGGCTCGGGCATGGGCACCCTGCTGATCAGCAAGATCCGGGAGGAGTACCCCGACCGCATCATGAACACCTTCAGCGTGGTGCCCTCGCCCAAGGTCTCCGACACGGTGGTGGAGCCCTACAACGCCACCCTCTCTGTCCACCAGCTGGTGGAGAACACGGACGAGACCTACTGCATCGACAACGAGGCCCTCTACGACATCTGCTTCCGCACCCTCAAGCTGACCACCCCCACCTACGGCGACCTCAACCACCTGGTCTCGGCCACCATGAGCGGCGTCACCACCTGCCTCCGCTTCCCTGGCCAGCTCAACGCCGACCTCCGCAAGCTGGCCGTCAACATGGTACCCTTCCCTCGCCTCCACTTCTTCATGCCCGGCTTCGCCCCCTTGACCAGCCGCGGCAGCCAGCAGTACCGGGCCTTGACCGTGCCGGAGCTGACCCAGCAGATGTTTGACGCCAAGAACATGATGGCGGCCTGCGACCCCCGCCACGGGCGCTACCTGACGGTGGCGGCCATCTTCCGGGGCCGCATGTCCATGAAGGAGGTGGACGAGCAGATGCTGAACGTGCAGAACAAGAACAGCAGCTACTTCGTGGAGTGGATCCCCAACAACGTCAAGACGGCCGTGTGCGACATCCCGCCCCGTGGGCTCAAGATGGCCGCCACCTTCATCGGGAACAGCACGGCCATCCAGGAACTCTTCAAGCGCATTTCGGAGCAGTTCGCCGCCATGTTCCGCCGCAAGGCCTTCCTCCACTGGTACACCGGCGAGGGCATGGACGAGATGGAGTTCACCGAGGCGGAGAGCAACATGAACGACCTGGTCTCCGAATACCAGCAGTACCAGGACGCCACGGCTGAGGAAGGCGAGTTCGAAGAGGAAGCAGAGGAAGAAGTGGCCTAG